One Rhodococcus sp. P1Y DNA window includes the following coding sequences:
- a CDS encoding recombinase family protein: protein MAISAAIYVRISSDPDATRRGVERQEDECRDLADRLGWTVARVYVDNDVSAASGKPRPEFERMLADVAAGAVDGIVVWHTDRLYRRAVDLVRIVDALQSTPIRTVTSGDLDLSTSSGRMQARILGAVAEGEVEHSVERMKLAHRQAAESGKWRVRRRVFGYKLGGQEIEPIEAQAIRLAATDILGGVSTSEIARRWNREGLRTSGRQLLSPTGAKLENGHGSEWTSRRVGEQLRNALYAQRVTYNGQILTGVVGQWPRILDDDVFDAVAAFLDGRRQPTRKDRLWQGSSVYRCGACHPDEGGMLPKMEVARRGGIPHYRCRVKGHNRRDQRRLDDYVDSIVLGRLARPDALDLLDKGTGVDLPALTARRDGLLARIDSATGAWSTDDGLDYSDLLDAVKPLRDQVAEIDRQLAAQAQRDPVAELLLAEGDLDTVWSGLSPERRSKIIDVLMSVVILPVVKRGNVFDADRIVIEWKR, encoded by the coding sequence ATGGCTATCTCCGCAGCGATCTACGTGCGCATCTCGTCCGATCCCGATGCAACCCGGCGCGGCGTCGAGCGGCAAGAGGACGAGTGCAGAGACCTCGCCGACCGGCTCGGCTGGACCGTCGCCCGCGTGTACGTCGACAACGACGTGAGCGCCGCGAGCGGCAAGCCCCGGCCCGAGTTCGAGCGGATGCTCGCCGACGTCGCTGCCGGTGCGGTGGACGGCATAGTTGTCTGGCACACCGACCGGCTGTACCGACGCGCCGTCGACCTGGTGCGGATCGTGGACGCGCTGCAATCGACCCCGATCCGAACAGTGACCTCCGGCGATCTCGACCTGTCGACGTCGAGCGGGCGCATGCAGGCGCGGATTCTCGGTGCCGTAGCCGAGGGTGAGGTAGAACATTCCGTCGAGCGTATGAAGCTCGCACACCGTCAAGCCGCCGAGTCGGGTAAGTGGAGAGTGCGCCGCCGTGTGTTCGGGTACAAGCTCGGTGGACAGGAGATCGAACCCATTGAGGCGCAGGCTATTCGGCTCGCAGCTACCGACATACTCGGTGGTGTCTCGACGTCCGAGATCGCTCGACGCTGGAACCGAGAAGGATTGCGCACCAGCGGAAGGCAACTACTCAGTCCGACCGGCGCGAAGCTGGAGAACGGACACGGGAGCGAATGGACATCGCGCCGAGTCGGCGAACAACTCCGGAACGCGCTCTATGCGCAGCGGGTCACGTACAACGGACAGATCCTTACGGGCGTGGTCGGACAGTGGCCGAGGATCCTCGACGATGACGTATTCGATGCTGTCGCAGCGTTTCTCGACGGACGCCGCCAGCCCACACGCAAGGATCGGCTATGGCAAGGATCGAGCGTGTACCGTTGTGGCGCTTGTCATCCCGACGAGGGCGGCATGCTGCCGAAGATGGAAGTAGCGCGCCGAGGAGGCATTCCCCACTACCGATGCCGGGTCAAGGGCCACAACCGCCGAGATCAGCGACGGCTCGACGACTACGTGGACTCGATCGTGCTCGGTAGGTTGGCGCGTCCGGACGCTCTCGACCTCCTCGACAAGGGCACCGGGGTCGACCTGCCCGCGCTCACCGCTCGCCGCGACGGATTGCTCGCTCGGATCGATTCGGCCACCGGCGCCTGGAGTACCGACGACGGGCTCGACTACTCGGACCTGCTCGATGCCGTCAAGCCACTGAGGGACCAGGTAGCCGAGATCGACCGCCAGCTTGCCGCTCAGGCGCAGCGCGATCCGGTTGCCGAGCTACTGCTCGCCGAGGGCGACCTCGATACGGTGTGGTCCGGTCTCTCACCCGAGCGGCGCTCGAAGATCATCGACGTACTCATGAGCGTGGTGATCCTGCCGGTAGTCAAGCGCGGCAACGTGTTCGATGCCGACCGCATAGTTATCGAGTGGAAACGGTAG